In a genomic window of Mucilaginibacter sp. KACC 22063:
- a CDS encoding RagB/SusD family nutrient uptake outer membrane protein yields MTRYFKNMKIKAAMAVALLVAGNSCTKLDEHVYDQVDAKAFLQRRDDVIRDFLRPFEHAYWSIQGNDIFAVNEDSSDEFGTFNRQGDWQDGGYYQRMHYHTWTINDNFTSGAWNAFYQGIVLATNSLQDMDGISDPAKLGVTPAELADFKAELRTLRAWFHLRALDFYRNIEIITDVKTQTQGQKQVPPQEAFNFIEKELKESIADLPTRESLGSNGIGRWTKAGAATLLARLYLNSKVYTGVDKFADCATVCQDIISGKYGAYQLDTRWDAPFDYTNNQPNSEVIYGFPSSLSRTHWQYDSNMYFWGMTYDAAPLYCGFTDFGQANPKYALQPGRDVDSVEYSFKMGKPFVKFQKYPDDVRLKLYKNLGNSKREGMFLYGYLPYQHVVNGQTVTDTVKGNKGNYPLFIRDQVGMFLGAKPGTKISDKESDMNHADHNSGVFMVKYPIYPTTDPNRITSAYAEIRLSEVYYMLAECKYRAGDKAGAAQLLNAVRQRNYPAGSPSLYKADGSQLDDQEMLDEWGREFLGENRRRTDLIRWGVFSTGTWWDKKPDGDKHTEIFPIGIQILNVNPQLVQNPGY; encoded by the coding sequence ATGACAAGATATTTTAAAAATATGAAGATAAAAGCAGCTATGGCCGTTGCGCTGTTAGTTGCAGGCAATAGCTGTACGAAATTAGATGAGCATGTTTACGATCAGGTAGATGCCAAAGCCTTCTTACAGCGCCGCGATGATGTGATCCGCGATTTTTTACGCCCTTTTGAGCATGCTTACTGGAGCATACAGGGCAATGATATTTTCGCGGTGAACGAAGATAGTTCTGATGAGTTTGGCACCTTTAACCGCCAGGGTGACTGGCAGGATGGTGGCTATTATCAGCGTATGCACTACCACACCTGGACCATTAATGACAACTTTACCAGCGGTGCCTGGAACGCCTTTTACCAGGGTATAGTTTTAGCTACGAACTCTTTGCAGGATATGGATGGCATCAGCGATCCGGCTAAATTGGGGGTAACACCAGCAGAACTTGCCGATTTTAAAGCAGAACTGCGCACGCTTCGTGCATGGTTCCACTTAAGGGCATTAGATTTTTATAGGAACATTGAAATTATCACCGATGTAAAAACACAAACCCAGGGACAGAAACAAGTACCACCACAAGAGGCATTTAATTTTATAGAGAAGGAGTTGAAAGAATCTATTGCTGATTTGCCTACCCGCGAAAGCTTGGGAAGCAATGGAATTGGCCGCTGGACCAAAGCTGGTGCGGCAACCCTGCTTGCGCGTTTGTATCTTAACTCAAAAGTGTATACCGGCGTTGATAAGTTTGCCGATTGTGCTACCGTTTGTCAGGATATCATTAGCGGAAAGTACGGTGCTTACCAATTGGATACCCGCTGGGATGCGCCTTTTGATTACACTAACAATCAGCCAAACTCTGAGGTGATATACGGATTTCCGTCAAGCCTTTCACGTACGCATTGGCAGTATGATAGCAATATGTATTTCTGGGGCATGACCTATGATGCAGCACCATTGTACTGTGGTTTTACTGATTTCGGTCAGGCAAATCCAAAATATGCGTTGCAACCCGGCCGCGATGTTGATAGTGTAGAGTATAGCTTCAAAATGGGTAAACCGTTTGTGAAGTTCCAGAAATACCCTGACGATGTACGCTTAAAACTTTACAAAAACTTAGGCAACAGCAAACGCGAGGGGATGTTCTTGTATGGTTATCTGCCTTATCAGCACGTAGTAAACGGGCAAACTGTAACTGATACTGTGAAAGGTAATAAGGGAAACTATCCACTGTTTATCCGCGACCAGGTAGGTATGTTCTTAGGCGCAAAGCCGGGTACTAAAATTTCAGATAAGGAATCAGATATGAACCACGCTGACCATAATTCGGGTGTGTTCATGGTGAAGTATCCGATATATCCTACAACAGATCCTAACCGTATTACATCCGCATATGCAGAGATCCGCCTTTCGGAGGTTTATTATATGCTGGCCGAATGTAAATATAGAGCGGGGGATAAGGCTGGCGCTGCGCAATTATTAAATGCGGTAAGGCAAAGAAATTATCCTGCCGGATCGCCAAGTTTATATAAAGCAGACGGCAGCCAGTTAGACGACCAGGAAATGCTTGACGAATGGGGCAGGGAATTCTTAGGTGAAAACAGAAGAAGAACCGACCTGATCCGCTGGGGGGTATTCAGTACCGGTACCTGGTGGGATAAAAAACCGGATGGCGATAAACATACAGAGATTTTCCCGATAGGTATTCAGATACTGAACGTTAACCCTCAGTTGGTTCAGAACCCGGGATATTAA
- a CDS encoding alkaline phosphatase family protein: MKINKPSVKKSILVVAGAALIITVFVNCKKDNKSNTDSGINQVNHVVVIYMENHSFDNLYGSFAGANGLANATAANTTQVDANGNPYQYLPPVTGSSTFPTNLPNTYFNIDQYVSNDQLTPDVLHRYYQEQMQIDGGKMDKFALYNANSAGLSQGYYKTDLLPLVAMAKKYVLCDNFFHSAFGGSFLNHQWLIAAASPTFPNAPASITAKVDANGNVITDGLVTPDGYVVNTSYSVNAPHPASVNASVLVPNQTNPTIGDRLSEKNVSWAWYSGGWNDALAGNPDPTFQFHHQPFIYFKNFADGTQAKKDHLKDETDFIAAAKAGNLPAVSFVKPLGKYNEHPGYSDVALGENHALELVNDVLNGPNGKDAVIIITYDEHGGFWDHVNPPVIDKKWGPGLRVPAIIISPFAKQGYVDHTQYETVGILSFIEKRWGLAPLSDRDKNAAPLTNAFNFK, translated from the coding sequence ATGAAAATAAATAAACCCTCTGTTAAAAAATCAATCCTCGTAGTTGCCGGGGCCGCGTTAATAATCACCGTCTTTGTTAATTGTAAAAAGGATAATAAAAGTAATACCGATAGCGGTATCAACCAGGTTAACCACGTGGTGGTTATCTACATGGAAAACCACAGTTTCGATAATCTATACGGATCATTTGCCGGTGCCAATGGCCTTGCAAATGCAACAGCAGCCAACACTACCCAGGTTGATGCCAACGGAAATCCATACCAATACCTGCCTCCGGTAACAGGTTCATCAACTTTTCCAACCAATCTGCCGAATACTTATTTCAATATAGATCAATACGTATCTAATGACCAGCTTACGCCGGATGTATTGCATCGTTACTACCAGGAGCAGATGCAAATTGATGGTGGTAAAATGGATAAGTTTGCTTTATACAATGCTAACTCTGCAGGTTTATCACAAGGATATTATAAAACAGATTTATTGCCTTTGGTAGCAATGGCTAAAAAGTATGTGCTTTGCGATAACTTTTTTCACAGTGCTTTCGGTGGATCGTTCCTTAACCACCAGTGGTTAATTGCTGCTGCCAGTCCAACATTTCCGAATGCACCGGCAAGCATAACTGCAAAGGTTGATGCCAATGGAAATGTAATAACCGATGGTCTGGTAACGCCGGATGGTTATGTAGTTAATACCAGCTATTCAGTCAATGCGCCGCACCCAGCCAGCGTAAACGCCAGTGTTTTAGTGCCTAATCAAACAAATCCTACAATAGGCGACAGGTTAAGCGAAAAAAATGTGAGCTGGGCATGGTATTCAGGCGGTTGGAATGATGCCTTAGCCGGCAATCCTGATCCAACCTTCCAATTTCATCACCAGCCGTTCATCTATTTCAAAAACTTTGCTGATGGTACACAGGCTAAAAAAGATCACCTGAAAGACGAAACAGATTTTATTGCAGCTGCTAAGGCCGGTAACTTACCTGCTGTATCATTTGTAAAACCATTGGGCAAATACAACGAACATCCGGGATATTCTGATGTGGCGCTTGGCGAAAACCATGCTTTAGAATTAGTGAACGATGTTTTAAACGGACCTAATGGCAAAGATGCAGTGATCATCATCACTTATGACGAGCACGGTGGTTTCTGGGATCACGTTAATCCGCCGGTTATTGATAAAAAGTGGGGGCCGGGCTTACGTGTGCCAGCCATTATTATCTCTCCTTTTGCTAAACAGGGCTATGTTGACCATACGCAATATGAAACGGTGGGTATCCTTTCATTTATAGAGAAAAGATGGGGATTGGCACCATTATCAGATCGTGATAAAAATGCTGCCCCGTTAACCAATGCCTTTAATTTTAAATAA
- a CDS encoding cytochrome-c peroxidase yields MPEKAIAETLFAQIDSFELAKNEMLATAKSKVVDESKLKQQFLKLRLAYKKAEWAVEYFDPANARFINGPPVQEIEITSGQVFEPAGLQVIEAMLYPKFNQSKKQEIIHQLDLLQSGIDRYKTRFKFIDILNWQVFDATKQEVFRVLSLGISGFDDPLTLKSMHESAAALQSTGRTIALYATDDAEKINAQFAAAINYLNSHPDFNGFNRAEFITKYGNPLSVSITRLERKLKIKGMHYNQLLNQDAETMFDKDAFNINTYAPDQQSYSSERKIALGRALFADPILSGNGKRSCQTCHQPDKAFTDGLMRNTAIGTNKPLKRNTPTLINAGLQPGQFYDLRARTLEEQANAVVGNKDEMHGSMKSAAVKLWNNKTYRELFTKAFPLSSRTHIDTLEVMNALGSFIRSLTLLNSRFDDYMRGNQAAMNKEEINGFNLFMGKAKCGTCHYMPLFNGAFPPRYTLVESEVIGVPKTLAEKEIDDDMGRYSTLKVEAFKHAFKISTVRNAAKTAPYMHNGVFRNLDQVMDFYNKGGGAGLGYKVENQTLDAGKLNLTAKESKAVIAFIKALDSNTEALK; encoded by the coding sequence ATGCCTGAGAAAGCGATTGCTGAAACATTATTTGCTCAAATTGACAGCTTTGAGTTAGCAAAAAATGAAATGCTTGCAACTGCCAAAAGTAAAGTTGTGGATGAAAGCAAGTTAAAGCAACAGTTCCTGAAATTACGTTTAGCCTACAAAAAAGCAGAATGGGCTGTAGAATATTTTGATCCTGCTAATGCGCGTTTTATAAATGGCCCGCCTGTGCAGGAGATAGAAATTACAAGCGGGCAGGTATTTGAACCGGCTGGCTTACAGGTGATAGAAGCTATGCTCTATCCCAAATTTAACCAGTCGAAAAAACAGGAGATCATACACCAGCTTGATCTTTTGCAAAGCGGGATAGACAGGTATAAAACACGGTTTAAGTTTATAGACATATTAAACTGGCAGGTGTTTGATGCCACCAAGCAGGAAGTGTTCCGTGTACTATCGCTTGGTATCAGCGGTTTTGATGATCCGCTTACGCTTAAAAGTATGCACGAGTCGGCAGCTGCGCTGCAAAGTACAGGCAGGACAATCGCATTATATGCTACTGATGATGCAGAAAAAATAAACGCACAGTTCGCCGCTGCAATCAATTATCTAAATAGTCATCCTGATTTTAATGGTTTTAACCGTGCCGAATTTATCACTAAGTACGGCAACCCGCTTTCGGTAAGTATTACGAGGCTCGAAAGAAAACTGAAAATAAAGGGTATGCATTATAACCAGTTGTTGAACCAGGATGCTGAAACGATGTTTGACAAGGATGCCTTTAATATTAATACTTATGCGCCAGATCAGCAGTCGTACAGCAGTGAGCGTAAAATAGCATTAGGCAGGGCACTGTTTGCTGATCCGATACTATCCGGTAATGGTAAGCGAAGCTGCCAAACCTGCCACCAACCAGATAAAGCTTTTACTGATGGTCTAATGCGTAATACAGCGATAGGGACTAATAAGCCTTTGAAAAGGAATACACCAACATTAATAAATGCCGGATTGCAACCCGGTCAATTTTACGATTTAAGGGCACGCACCTTAGAAGAGCAGGCCAATGCTGTTGTAGGCAATAAAGATGAAATGCATGGCTCTATGAAGTCAGCCGCTGTAAAATTGTGGAACAATAAAACTTATCGTGAACTATTTACAAAAGCGTTTCCCTTGAGTAGTCGAACTCATATCGATACGCTGGAAGTGATGAATGCGCTTGGCTCGTTTATCCGTAGCCTTACCTTGCTCAATAGCCGCTTTGATGATTATATGAGGGGCAACCAAGCCGCTATGAATAAGGAAGAAATCAATGGCTTTAACCTTTTTATGGGCAAGGCTAAATGCGGCACCTGCCATTACATGCCATTATTCAATGGTGCTTTTCCGCCAAGATACACACTTGTAGAAAGCGAAGTGATTGGTGTACCTAAAACATTGGCTGAAAAAGAAATTGACGATGATATGGGCCGGTACTCCACCTTAAAGGTAGAGGCTTTTAAGCATGCCTTTAAAATATCTACAGTGCGCAATGCAGCTAAAACTGCGCCTTATATGCACAATGGTGTTTTTAGGAACCTTGACCAGGTAATGGATTTCTACAACAAGGGGGGGGGAGCAGGTTTAGGTTACAAGGTAGAAAATCAAACGCTCGACGCTGGCAAACTTAACCTTACAGCTAAAGAAAGTAAAGCTGTCATCGCTTTTATCAAAGCGCTGGATAGTAATACAGAAGCTTTAAAATAA
- a CDS encoding protease, whose amino-acid sequence MKNWIYLIATAGILNAFGCSTANNTAHTASDSTAFSASNKAADSLEVKLSANQAITQDSVPVTFTVYNKMDTVGRFLKWETPFEPLLGKYLSVTDDAGTEANYKGPMAKRVMPPPADSYISVQPHDSMSVTFNLKKGYDIKPGKYQVKYNASGMSGLKATNQIKINVPEK is encoded by the coding sequence ATGAAAAACTGGATTTATTTAATTGCAACAGCCGGAATTTTAAATGCTTTTGGCTGTAGTACAGCTAACAACACTGCACATACAGCATCAGATTCTACCGCTTTTTCTGCTTCTAATAAAGCAGCAGATAGTTTAGAAGTGAAATTATCAGCTAATCAAGCTATAACTCAGGATTCGGTACCTGTTACATTTACTGTTTACAATAAGATGGATACAGTAGGCCGGTTCTTAAAATGGGAGACACCATTTGAACCGCTATTAGGTAAGTATCTCAGCGTAACTGATGATGCCGGCACAGAAGCAAATTATAAAGGACCAATGGCTAAACGTGTAATGCCGCCACCAGCAGATAGCTACATCAGCGTACAACCGCATGATAGTATGTCTGTTACTTTTAACCTTAAAAAGGGATATGATATCAAACCCGGAAAATACCAGGTAAAATATAACGCCAGTGGTATGAGTGGCTTAAAGGCAACAAACCAGATCAAAATTAATGTTCCGGAGAAGTAG
- a CDS encoding alpha/beta hydrolase encodes MKKIISAIFYFLVIPLGKLSAQSENTIFPLGTISYKNISYCNDTLTNHQLDIYTPSNGKNSYPVVIWIHGGGWRKGDKSDAMDNMSSTVKEMIAKGYAIVSINYRYSTDFKFPTQIIDCNKAITFIYNHAAKYKIDSDNIALMGFSAGGHLAALLGLSNNNKIKAFYSEAEDPKFKIKLVIDYFGINDITTLKGPGTDNPHTGVTLLLGASASERPDLAVFASPINYIDKNDPPFLILHGDKDLAVDYTQSKY; translated from the coding sequence ATGAAGAAAATCATTTCAGCAATATTTTACTTCCTTGTAATTCCCTTGGGAAAATTAAGTGCACAATCAGAAAATACAATTTTCCCACTTGGCACCATATCCTATAAAAACATATCTTATTGTAATGATACATTGACAAATCATCAATTAGATATTTACACACCATCTAATGGTAAAAATAGCTATCCTGTTGTAATTTGGATACATGGTGGAGGATGGAGAAAAGGAGATAAATCCGATGCAATGGATAATATGTCCAGTACTGTCAAAGAAATGATCGCCAAAGGGTATGCAATTGTATCAATCAATTATCGCTATAGCACAGACTTTAAGTTTCCTACACAGATTATAGATTGTAATAAAGCAATAACATTTATATATAACCATGCTGCGAAATATAAAATTGACAGTGATAATATAGCACTGATGGGCTTTTCAGCAGGAGGGCATCTTGCGGCACTTTTAGGTTTATCTAACAATAATAAAATTAAAGCCTTTTATAGTGAAGCTGAAGATCCTAAATTTAAAATCAAGTTAGTAATTGACTATTTTGGCATCAATGATATCACAACACTTAAAGGACCAGGAACCGACAATCCTCATACAGGAGTAACATTGTTATTAGGTGCATCAGCATCCGAACGACCTGATCTCGCTGTATTTGCCAGCCCAATTAATTATATAGACAAAAATGACCCGCCATTTTTAATATTGCATGGAGATAAAGATTTGGCAGTTGACTATACGCAATCAAAATATTGA
- a CDS encoding LacI family DNA-binding transcriptional regulator: MKKKLSINDIAKELNVAKSTVSFILNGKAKEKRISDELTQRVLKFIEEKGYQPNQLAKSLSTGKTKMICVLVEKISDYFFSHIAYHLETLAYKSGYKIIYGSTENDLNKTRELINMLRARHVDGYIITPPVGIEADIKSLLSDNLPVVLFDRYLPEVSTDYVGLDNYNGTFNAIEFLVGTSAKKVALVTLNSNQTQMLERKDGYLSAVKRFHLPSLILEVPFENEVETTTKQITDFFKKNQGIDAVIFATNYLALSGIKSLNQIGLHMPDDISVIAFDDHDVFNIFSPSISAIAQPLHEMSVQLFETLLDKLEDKVRLKDLRKVIIQPDLILRESTKEVS; encoded by the coding sequence ATGAAGAAGAAACTATCCATTAATGATATAGCAAAGGAACTGAACGTTGCTAAATCGACTGTTTCATTTATTTTAAATGGCAAAGCCAAAGAAAAACGCATCAGCGATGAATTAACGCAGCGCGTGCTGAAGTTTATTGAAGAAAAAGGTTATCAGCCCAATCAGTTGGCTAAAAGCCTGAGTACAGGGAAAACCAAAATGATCTGTGTACTGGTTGAAAAGATATCAGATTACTTTTTTTCGCACATTGCCTATCATCTGGAGACTCTGGCTTATAAAAGCGGCTACAAGATTATTTACGGCAGCACAGAGAACGATCTTAATAAAACCCGCGAACTGATCAATATGCTAAGGGCCCGCCATGTGGACGGTTACATTATCACGCCGCCTGTAGGTATTGAGGCAGACATAAAGTCGCTTTTAAGCGATAACTTGCCGGTAGTCCTTTTTGACAGGTATTTACCTGAAGTCTCAACCGATTATGTGGGCCTTGATAATTACAACGGGACGTTTAACGCCATAGAGTTTTTGGTGGGCACTTCGGCTAAGAAAGTAGCGTTAGTAACCTTAAACTCTAACCAGACACAAATGCTGGAACGTAAGGACGGTTATCTTTCGGCAGTGAAAAGATTTCATTTGCCATCTTTGATATTAGAGGTGCCGTTTGAAAACGAGGTAGAAACAACAACAAAGCAGATCACCGATTTCTTTAAAAAGAATCAGGGTATTGATGCTGTGATCTTTGCGACCAATTATCTTGCATTAAGCGGCATAAAATCACTTAACCAGATAGGTTTGCACATGCCTGATGATATTTCGGTTATTGCATTTGACGACCATGATGTGTTCAACATCTTCAGCCCTTCGATAAGTGCAATTGCACAGCCACTACATGAAATGTCTGTGCAATTGTTTGAAACCCTATTAGATAAGCTGGAGGATAAAGTGCGCCTGAAAGACCTACGCAAAGTAATTATCCAACCTGACCTTATCCTGCGCGAGTCGACGAAAGAAGTTAGCTGA
- a CDS encoding ROK family protein: MQINKESDFVIAADIGGSHITVALCDSNNNSVLPETVVRLHVDSAGTKDHILSAWTNAFKEVADKANLPVAGLAVAMPGPFDYKNGVSYITGLSKYESIYGLDIKSHLAGNLDIDKQLICFRNDAESTIAGEVIAGAGAGYQRIIGITLGTGFGSAFADQTTVTDLNLGSDPYKDSIADNFFSTRWFVNRYYQLTGEVLTDGVKQLAGMNTYVASTIFEEFADALSAFLIKPVFRLQPQVLVVCGNIAKAYKYFLPRVMDSLQPLEIKVAKLDEHAPLLGATAKFKRLSAQNS, encoded by the coding sequence ATGCAAATTAATAAAGAATCAGATTTTGTTATTGCTGCCGATATCGGCGGGTCTCATATTACCGTTGCGCTGTGTGACTCAAATAATAACAGCGTGTTGCCCGAGACAGTAGTAAGGCTGCATGTTGACAGTGCTGGTACAAAAGACCATATTCTTTCTGCATGGACTAATGCCTTTAAAGAGGTAGCTGACAAAGCCAATTTGCCAGTAGCCGGGTTAGCTGTTGCTATGCCGGGGCCTTTTGATTATAAGAACGGGGTGTCTTATATAACCGGGCTTAGTAAGTATGAGTCGATCTATGGCCTTGATATTAAATCTCATCTGGCTGGAAATTTAGATATAGATAAACAATTGATCTGTTTCAGGAATGATGCTGAGTCGACCATTGCAGGAGAAGTGATTGCAGGAGCCGGAGCCGGATACCAGCGAATTATAGGTATCACGCTTGGAACAGGGTTTGGATCAGCATTTGCCGACCAAACAACCGTTACCGACCTTAATCTGGGCAGCGATCCATATAAAGATTCAATTGCCGACAACTTTTTCTCAACCCGTTGGTTTGTAAATCGTTATTATCAACTAACTGGCGAGGTTTTAACGGATGGAGTTAAGCAGCTTGCAGGCATGAATACATATGTTGCCTCCACAATTTTTGAAGAGTTTGCAGACGCTCTATCAGCATTTTTAATAAAACCGGTTTTTCGGCTGCAACCACAAGTACTCGTGGTTTGTGGAAACATTGCAAAGGCATATAAATATTTTTTGCCCCGTGTTATGGATAGTTTACAGCCACTTGAAATAAAAGTAGCTAAGTTAGATGAACATGCGCCATTGTTGGGCGCTACGGCTAAATTTAAGCGATTATCAGCACAGAATAGTTGA
- a CDS encoding glycoside hydrolase family 130 protein — MNNTFTKLGTAFVCLLLTTTTFAQQTVQNKLPKWAFGGFTRPANVNPIISPDVNSKFLDPMSDKRVGWEAFYTFNPAATVKNGRVVVLYRSEDMTGDSIGTRTSRIGYAESSDGLTFKRSGKPVLYPGDDSQKEFEWPGGCEDPRVAVTEDGTYVMFYTQWNRKVPRLGVATSKDLKTWVKHGPIFRKFYNGKYADIPNKSASILTQLKNGKVVIAKVNGKYWMYWGELHVFAATSTNLVDWKPVTNTNGELKWLISPRKGYFDSDLTECGPPALLTKNGIILFYNGKNHPGDGGDKRFNGNSYCAGQVLFSLKDPTKAIARLDVPFLRPMEPFEKSGQYVNGTVFIEGLVYFKQKWFLYYGCADSKVGVAVYDPNKPSKPDPLPVL, encoded by the coding sequence ATGAACAACACATTTACTAAACTGGGGACGGCGTTTGTCTGCCTGTTGCTTACTACAACTACATTTGCGCAACAAACAGTTCAAAATAAGTTGCCTAAGTGGGCATTCGGAGGTTTTACCAGGCCTGCAAATGTTAATCCTATTATATCACCCGACGTTAATTCTAAGTTTTTAGATCCCATGTCTGATAAGCGTGTGGGGTGGGAAGCCTTTTATACATTTAACCCGGCTGCAACCGTAAAAAATGGCAGGGTAGTGGTATTGTATCGTTCTGAAGATATGACCGGTGATTCTATCGGTACACGCACATCCCGTATTGGTTACGCAGAAAGCAGCGATGGCCTTACATTTAAACGCAGTGGCAAGCCTGTGTTGTACCCCGGTGATGATAGCCAGAAAGAATTTGAATGGCCCGGAGGTTGTGAAGACCCGCGTGTAGCTGTTACCGAAGACGGCACTTATGTCATGTTTTACACCCAGTGGAACCGTAAAGTGCCGCGTTTAGGTGTGGCAACCTCAAAGGATTTGAAAACATGGGTTAAGCACGGGCCGATATTCCGTAAGTTTTATAACGGTAAGTATGCCGATATTCCTAATAAATCGGCTTCTATTCTTACGCAGCTAAAAAATGGTAAGGTGGTAATTGCCAAAGTAAATGGTAAGTACTGGATGTACTGGGGCGAACTGCATGTTTTTGCAGCTACATCAACTAATCTTGTCGACTGGAAGCCGGTGACTAATACCAATGGAGAATTAAAATGGCTGATCTCTCCGCGCAAAGGTTACTTTGATAGCGACCTTACCGAGTGCGGCCCGCCTGCGTTGTTGACCAAAAACGGTATCATCCTGTTTTATAATGGGAAGAACCATCCGGGTGATGGCGGCGACAAGCGCTTCAACGGCAATTCATATTGTGCAGGGCAGGTGTTGTTTTCTTTAAAAGATCCAACAAAAGCCATTGCCCGTCTTGATGTTCCGTTTTTACGCCCGATGGAGCCATTTGAAAAAAGCGGCCAATATGTAAACGGAACGGTATTTATTGAAGGCCTGGTTTATTTCAAGCAAAAATGGTTCTTGTATTACGGTTGTGCCGATTCAAAAGTTGGAGTTGCTGTGTATGATCCTAATAAACCTTCAAAGCCAGATCCGCTACCTGTATTATAA